The following proteins are co-located in the Castanea sativa cultivar Marrone di Chiusa Pesio chromosome 8, ASM4071231v1 genome:
- the LOC142606486 gene encoding putative F-box protein At4g22030, with protein sequence MGFWHSIFLRDHCNNPYSLPIQPENVVFPPIKLYLSSKKPTSISCIIFNLGLGIYAAWESKFWRPGDKKRIPILRSGFCINSIIHYKDEFYGIDPFPHHSYVNGEIEQFLVQLEFMSSSLGVKRIPTKINRPQYMSTNHASHFLVESLCGNFLLVCKTWKHIDSIWRFEVYKLDWEKSEWEKITSLGDQAIFLEEDSFCIRASASTKYKQNCIYFKDWKLRNLVAIYDMRNQTLSQPLFPLPDFDWRYWFRPEI encoded by the coding sequence ATGGGGTTTTGGCACTCAATTTTCCTTCGTGATCATTGTAACAATCCATATAGCTTACCAATCCAGCCAGAAAATGTGGTTTTTCCACCAATCAAGTTATATTTATCATCTAAAAAACCAACAAGTATAAGTTGCATTATTTTCAATCTTGGTCTTGGAATTTATGCTGCGTGGGAGAGTAAGTTTTGGAGACCAGGAGACAAGAAGCGGATACCCATCCTTCGTTCCGGCTTCTGTATTAATAGTATCATACACTACAAGGATGAATTTTATGGAATTGACCCTTTCCCTCACCATAGCTATGTCAATGGAGAAATAGAACAATTCCTTGTACAATTGGAGTTCATGAGTTCCTCCCTTGGTGTCAAAAGAATTCCCACTAAAATCAATAGACCACAGTATATGTCAACAAATCATGCCTCTCACTTTCTGGTGGAATCATTGTGTGGGAACTTCTTGTTGGTTTGTAAGACTTGGAAACATATTGATAGCATCTGGAGGTTCGAGGTGTACAAATTGGATTGGGAGAAGAGTGAATGGGAGAAGATCACAAGTTTAGGGGATCAAGCAATTTTCTTAGAAGAAGATTCTTTCTGCATACGAGCTAGTGCCTCTACAAAATACAAACAGAATTGCATTTATTTCAAGGATTGGAAATTGAGAAACCTAGTTGCAATATATGACATGCGAAATCAGACTCTGTCTCAGCCTCTTTTTCCTCTTCCTGATTTTGATTGGAGATACTGGTTTAGACCAGAAATATAA